In Cyanobium sp. Tous-M-B4, a single genomic region encodes these proteins:
- a CDS encoding 50S ribosomal protein L32, with translation MAVPKKKTSQGKRNQRHATWKGKAAVAAQKALSIGKAVLSGKAQGFIYPVDEEGDDGES, from the coding sequence ATGGCTGTTCCTAAGAAGAAAACTTCCCAGGGCAAGCGCAATCAGCGCCATGCCACCTGGAAGGGCAAGGCGGCTGTGGCAGCTCAGAAAGCTCTTTCCATCGGTAAGGCGGTGCTGAGCGGCAAGGCCCAGGGCTTCATTTATCCGGTGGATGAGGAGGGCGACGACGGCGAAAGCTGA
- a CDS encoding DUF565 domain-containing protein: MTRSNLQPTRFNRAIERLGAQLLGNVRGNWRHRSSVLLALLLGFYAGSNITAYVLLQIPGGRPMAVLTMVLLVELVVRVRGRLVRATPGLGWVLVDNLRIGMVYAVVIEAFKLGT; the protein is encoded by the coding sequence GTGACGCGTTCGAACCTGCAGCCCACCCGCTTCAATCGGGCTATCGAGCGGCTAGGAGCCCAGCTGCTGGGCAATGTGCGTGGCAATTGGCGCCACCGCAGCAGCGTGCTTTTGGCCCTGCTGCTGGGCTTTTACGCCGGTAGCAACATCACCGCATACGTGCTGCTGCAGATCCCCGGTGGGCGACCGATGGCAGTGCTGACAATGGTGCTGCTGGTGGAGTTGGTCGTGCGCGTGCGCGGCCGATTGGTTCGAGCCACGCCCGGACTTGGCTGGGTGCTGGTCGACAACCTGCGCATTGGCATGGTGTATGCAGTAGTGATTGAGGCTTTCAAGCTCGGCACCTGA
- a CDS encoding HAD-IA family hydrolase, with the protein MALQALLWDVDGTLAETERDGHRLAFNRAFADVGVPLHWDAARYGELLAISGGGERITAALAELLGEPPPPELVAELQARKQDHYAALVAAGELRLRPGVVELIAAAGSAGLSQVIVTTSGRAAVTALAEHLLGGLRHHFAFWVCGEDVARKKPDPEAYRLALQQLGYPASTALALEDSGNGLAAAASAGLACLLTVSHYGSAEPLQGFARARAVVDQLGAGAAVLRGPACQGRQITLSYVQALLEDSPT; encoded by the coding sequence ATGGCCCTGCAAGCCCTGCTCTGGGATGTCGACGGCACCCTGGCGGAGACCGAGCGGGATGGCCATCGCTTGGCTTTCAACCGGGCCTTTGCCGACGTTGGTGTGCCGCTGCATTGGGATGCCGCCCGCTACGGCGAGCTGCTGGCCATCAGCGGTGGCGGGGAGCGGATCACTGCTGCCCTAGCGGAGCTGCTGGGCGAGCCGCCACCGCCAGAGTTGGTCGCTGAGCTGCAGGCCCGCAAGCAAGACCATTACGCAGCTCTGGTGGCCGCCGGTGAGTTGCGGCTGCGCCCCGGGGTGGTCGAGCTGATCGCTGCGGCTGGCTCGGCTGGCCTGAGCCAGGTGATCGTGACCACCAGCGGTCGCGCCGCGGTGACGGCCCTGGCGGAGCACCTGCTGGGGGGGCTCCGCCACCACTTCGCCTTCTGGGTGTGCGGCGAAGATGTGGCTCGCAAGAAGCCCGATCCGGAGGCCTACCGGCTGGCCCTGCAGCAGCTGGGCTACCCCGCCAGCACGGCCCTAGCCCTGGAAGATTCCGGCAATGGTCTTGCGGCCGCCGCCAGCGCCGGACTGGCCTGCCTGCTCACAGTTAGTCACTACGGCAGTGCGGAGCCGCTGCAGGGCTTTGCGCGGGCGCGGGCGGTGGTGGATCAGTTGGGCGCCGGGGCAGCCGTGCTGCGGGGGCCCGCTTGTCAGGGCCGGCAGATCACGCTCTCCTATGTCCAGGCCTTGCTGGAGGATTCGCCAACGTGA